In Pannonibacter sp. XCT-53, the sequence TCGAAAAAGGCTCTTTTCCATCACCTGGTCCAGTCGACCCTCGTCACGCCAAGGCTGTAGTCGTAGGACGTTGCGTATTAACTCGCAACGCCGGATGTGCCATAGAGAGGGAAAGACGACCGTCAAGGTCGCATTCGTCGTCGAGATTTTCGGTTGTTGCCCCGGGGCCCCACCCCGAGACACGACCCTAGGGGCATCAAACGGGGCACCATGCGATCCGAATCGCCGCGCATCCTGATCTACAGCCACGATTCCTTCGGACTCGGGCACCTGCGCCGCTGTCGTGCCATCGCCCAGGCGCTGGTCGGAGCCTTCGACACGCTTTCCGTGCTGATCCTCTCCGGCTCGCCGATCATCGGCAGCTTCGAGTTCCGCTCCCGCGTCGATTTCGTGCGCATTCCCGGCGTGATCAAGCTGCGCGACGGCGAGTACACGCCCCTGTCGCTGCATCTCAACATCGACCATACGCTCGAAATCCGGTCCTCGATCATCGAACACACGGCGCAGGTTTTTGCGCCGGACATCTTTATTGTGGACAAGGAACCACTTGGCCTGCGCGGCGAGGTGCTGCCGACGCTGGAGCAGCTGAAGCGGGCCGGCACGCGCCTGATCCTCGGCCTGCGGGATGTCCTCGATGATCCGCAGGTGCTGCAGCAGGAGTGGGACCGCAAGAATGTCCGCCCCGCGCTGGAGGAGCTTTACGACGAGATCTGGGTCTACGGGCCGGAGGGCATGTGCGATCCGCTGGCCGGTATCGACCTGCCCCGGAGCGTCCATGACAAGCGGCTCTACACCGGCTTCCTGCGCCGTGACATGCCCAAGGGCGCGCGCCTCTCGGAACCGCTGCCCTTCGGCGACGAGCCTTTCATCCTGGTGACGCCCGGTGGCGGCGGCGACGGCGTCGAGATGGTTGACTGGGTGATGCGGGCCTATGAGTCCCACGCCAAGCCGCTGTTCCCGGCGCTGATCGTGCTGGGGCCCTTCATGCCGGCAGCGTCGGTCAGCGACTTCATGGCGCGGGCGGAGAACCTGCGCGACGTGCACATCATGCGCTTCACGCCGCAGATGGAGCCCTACCTGCAGGCGGCGACCGCCATCGTCGGCATGGGCGGCTACAACACGTTCTGCGAGATCCTCTCCTTCGACAAGCCGACGCTGCTGGTTCCGCGCATCATCCCGCGCCGCGAACAGGCGATCCGGGCGGACCGGGCCGCAGAAGCCGGACTTCTCACCGTGCTGCCCATCGACCGCTATCCGGATCCCGACCAGATGCTGGATGCGCTCTCGGTCCTGCCGCAGGCGGCCCCGCCCTCGCATGCCGGGATCGACAACCTGCTCGGCGGCCTCGATGTCATCGAACGGCGCGTCGGAGAGATCCTTGCCCGGCCGGACCGGACTCGCGTCCTGCGCCGCATGGCACGCTAGGGAGCCCGGTTGCCCATGTCGCGCATCGCCGTCGTGGTGAAGGGCTATCCCCGCCTGTCGGAAACCTTCATCGCCCAGGAAATCCTCGGCCTGCAGAAGCGCGGCATCGGCCAGCTGATCGTCGCCCTGCGCCAGCCCTACGACCCCTATATCCATGACCTGCACCGGCAGATCACGGCCGATGTCCTCTACCTGCCTGAATACCTGAAGGACGACCCCAAGCGGGTGGCGCGGGCCCGTCGCTGGGCCGAAAGGCAGCCGACCTACGCCGCCGCCCGGGCCCTGTTCGAGGCCGATCTGGCACGGGAGAACAACATCGGCCGGCATCGGCGCTGGGGTCAGGCCTGTGTCTTCGCGCATGAGCTGCCCGAGGACGTGACCTGGATCCACACCCACTATCTGCACACGCCCTGCTCGGTCGCCCGCTATGCGGCGCATCTGTCGGGCCGTGGCTGGTCCTTCTCGGCCCATGCCAAGGACATCTGGACCAGCCCTGAGTGGGATCTGCGCACGAAGCTGGATGATGCGGCCTGGGGTGTCACCTGCACGCGGACCAATGTCGACCATCTGCGCAGCCTCAGCGCCGCGCCGGACAAGGTCGAGCTTGTCTACCATGGCCTCGATTTCTCCCCGTTCCCGGCGCCTGCGGCTCCGGAAGAGAAGCGCGACGGATCGGGCGCGCCGGTGCGGCTCGTGTCGGTCGGCCGGGCGGTCGAGAAGAAGGGCTACGATGACCTTCTGAAGGCGCTGGCACGCCTGCCGTTGGGTCTCAACTGGCAGTTCACCCACATCGGCGGCGGCGAGCTGTCGAACCGTCTCAAGGACATGGCCGTCAAGCTTGGCGTCAGCGACCGCATCGTCTGGCGCGGGGCGCAGCCGCGCGAGGCGGTGATCGAGACCTGCCGCCGCGCCGATCTCTTCATCCTGCCGTCGAAACTGGCGAAAAGCGGTGACCGCGACGGGCTGCCGAACGTGCTGATGGAGGCGCAGTCCATGGGCCTGTGCTGCCTGTCGACGCGCGTGTCGGCGATCCCCGAGCTGATCGACGACCAGCAGACCGGCGTCCTCGTCGAGCCCGGCAATCCGCAGGCACTGGCCGACGCCCTGGCAGAGCTGGTCGGCAATCCCGACCGCCGCATCGCGCTTGGCCTGGCGGCGGCGGCCAAGGTGCGGCGCGACTTCTCGACCGAGCCCGGCATCGACCGGCTTGCCGCCAAGTTCCGGCCCGTGCTGTGAGCGGCCTCAGGATCGCCTTCACCGCGCCGATGAAGCCGCTGGACGATCCGCGTCCGTCCGGTGACAGGACCTTTGCGCGGCTGATCGTGCGCGCGCTCGAATCCGCCGGCCACACCGTCCGCGTTGCCTCGCGCTTTGCCTCGTGGCGCCAGGCGGGGAGCGAGCTGCCCGAGGCCAAGGTGGCAGCGCTGGCCGAGGCGGCACGGGTCGAGGCGGACTGGCGGGCGGAGGGCTACCGGCCGGACGTCTTCCTGACCTATCACCTCTATCACAAGGCGCCGGACTGGATCGGCCCGGCCCTGTCGAACGCCTTCGACATTCCTTACGCCGTGATGGAAGCAAGCCGCGCGCCCAAGCGGGCCACGGGCGACTGGGCCTTCGGCTTTGCCGCGGCCGATGCCGCTCTGGGCCAAGCCGATGCCGTTGGCGCCATTCACCGGGCCGACATGGGCTGCCTTGCGGCCGCCTTGCCCCCGGATCGGCTTTATCTCCTGCCCCCGTTCCTCGATGCCACGCCGTTCCAGGCGCAGCACCGGATCCAGCGGGATGCGGGCTACGGGGTGCCGGTGCGCCTGCTGAGCGTCGGCATGATGCGGCATGGCGACAAGGAGCGCTCCTATCGGGTGCTGGCCGAAGCCCTCGGCCGGCTGAGCACGCGCAACTGGCATCTCACCATCGTCGGTGACGGCCCCGCGCGGGCGGAGATCGAGGCGCTGTTTCCGCCGCACCGCTGCAGCTTCCTGGGGGCACTGCCGCCCGAGGATCTGCCGGCGGTCTATGCCGACCATGACCTGTTCGTCTGGCCGGCGATCCGCGAGGCCTTCGGCTTCGTGTTCCTCGAGGCGCAGGCCAGCGGCCTGCCGGTAGTCGGCGGGGCGACCTTCGGCGTTCCGGACGTGGTTGCGGACGGGGAGACCGGTCTGCTCGCACCGGAAGGCGACGTCGAAGGCTTCGCAACCGCCCTGCAGCGCCTTCTTTCGGATGCCGCCCTGCGCCAGCAGATGGGCGTCGCCGCCAGCCGCCACATCCGCGAGCGGCACACGCTGGAGGCCGGAGCCGCCCGGTTGACGGCCTTTCTGGACGCCGCCATCGCCACCCGCAGCAAGGCCGGAGCACGCGCCTCATGACCCGTCGTGCCTTCATCCATGTGCAGCATCTGCTGGGCACCGGCCATGCGGTGCGGGCGGTGGCCATCGGCAAGGCGCTCGCCCGCGAGGGCGTCACAGTACGGCTTGCGACCGGCAACCTGCTGCCGCCGACGCTGGACACTTCAGGCCTCGAGGTGATCGCGCTGCCGCCGGTGCGCGCCCTCGACGCCAGCTTCCGCACGCTCGTGTCGCCGGACGGCAGACCCCTGCCCGCCGGCTTCGAGGAGATGCGGCGGCAGGCGACGCTGGCGGCCTTCCTGGCCGAACCTGTCGACCTGCTTCTCACCGAGACCTACCCTTTCGGACGGCGGCAATTTGCCCATGAGCTGGAGCCGCTGCTGGAGACGGCGCGCGCGCTGCCAAGGCGGCCGCTGATCGCCGCCTCGATCCGCGACATCCTCGTGCGCAAGAAGGATCCCGCCAAGGAAGCCTGGATGGCCCAGCGGGCGCTCGCCCACTATGACCGGGTGCTGGTGCATTCCGATCCCGCCTTCACGCGGCTTGAGGACAGTTTCCCCTTTGCCGACCGGGTTGCGCATCTGGTGCGCTACACCGGCTATGTCGGTGGCGGGGCCCGGCCGGAACCGCCGGCCGGTGACGGTGCGGACGAGGTGATCGTCTCCTGCGGTGGCGGCGCGGTGGCGCGGGCCCTGCTTGAGGCAGCCCTTGGCGCGCGGGACCTTTCGCAGCAGGCCGGCGACTGCCGCTGGCGATTGCTGGTGGGTCACGACCTGCCGGATTCAGAGTTTTCAGCGCTGGTTGCTGCCGCGCCTGCCGGGGTTCTGGTGGAGCGGGCGCGGCGCGATTTCCCGGGCCTTTTGCCCCGCGCGCGCCTGTCGGTGAGCCAGGCCGGCTACAACACCGTTCTCGACGTGCTGGCTGCCGGGGTTCGGGCCGTGCTGGTGCCCTTTGCCCAGGGCGACGAGACCGAGCAGACGCAGCGCGCCGAGGCGCTGGCCCGCCATGGCCGGGCGGTCATGGTGCCGGAAGCCGGGCTGACCGCACAGGGCCTGGCCGCTGCCGTCGATGCCGCCCTGTCGCGGCCCGTCGCGCATGCCGATGTTGCCATGAACGGCGCTGCCGAAAGCGCCCGCCAGCTCCTGACCGATCTTGAGGAGATCCGCCGGTGACGTCCGATCTTGCCGCCTTTCGTGCGCATCTGACTGGCCATCTCGACTGGTTCGCCGAGCGCGGCACCCAGGTCCGCTTCTGGTGGCGCGACGATGACGCCACCGCGCCGACGCCGGCTCTGGAGCGGTTGCTGGCTGCGGCCAACGCCCATGACGTCGATGTCGGGCTGGCCGTGATCCCCAAGACCGCGACTGAGGCCCTCGCCGACCGGCTGCGCAACGAGCCCCATGCCGTCGTGCTGCAGCATGGCTGGCAGCATCTCAACCATCAGCGCAAGGACCTGGGCGAGAAGGCGGCCGAATTCGGCGACCGCCGCGCGCTAGGCGAGGCCCTTGCCGAGCTGGTGGCCGGCCGCGAAAGGCTCGAGGCCCTGTTCCCGGCGGCCTTCGTGCCCGCCTTCGTGCCGCCCTGGAACCGGATCGCCCCGCCGGTCGCCCGCCAGCTGGCGGAGGCAGGGCTGAAGGGCCTGTCGACCTTCACCTGGGAGACCCTGATCCCGGCGCAGGTGCAGACGCATCTCGACATCATCAAGTGGAAGAAGGACCGCCGCTTCATCGGCTGGGCATCCGTGAGCGAGCGGCTGGAGCTGCAGTTCCTGCGCCGCCGCAACACCGGCGGCGAGCCGCTCGGCATCCTGACCCATCACCTCGACCACGATGCGGGCTGCGAGGCCTTCGTCGAGGAATTCCTTGCCATCGCCGCCCATCATCCGGGTGCGGCCTGGCCACGCATCGCCGATCTCTTTGCCGAGGTGGCGGCCGCCTAACCGGCCTTTTCCTCCTCCAGCGCCCGTCTCAGCCGGCGCAGGAGGACCGAGCGGCTCTTCTCGTCCGCCGCGCCCTCAAGGGCTGCCTGGATGTCGAGGAGCAGCTTCGGATAGTCGGCGGTCCAGTCGCGCCGCTCGGCAATGCCGGCCTCCGCGCGCGGCGGCGGACCGTCGCGCCGCAGCACCGCCCGGCCCGGCATCAGGTCGTAGATCGCATCCAGCGCCGGCACGACCACATGGCCATCGGCAAAGCCCTTTGCCACCAGGCTCTCGCAGAGCGCCAGTGCCTGCCCCTCCTCGCCGTGGGTGAGGAACAGGGTCCCGTGCACCGGCCGCCGCTCGAGGATCCATTCGATCAGGTCGCTGCGGGCGGCATGGCCGGAGTAGATGTCGACCGAGCGGATGTCGGCGCGCACGGTGATGTCCTCGCCCATCAGGCGCACGTTGCGCTGGCCGTCCAGCAGCTGCGCGCCCAGCGTGCCCGGCGCCTGATAGCCGACGAGCAGCACGGTGGTCGCCGGCTTCCACAGCCGGTTCTTGAGGTGGTGGCGGATGCGGCCGGCATCGCACATGCCGCTGGCGGCGATGATGATCGCGCCCCCGGAGATGCGGTTCAGCGCCTTGCTGTCCTCCACGCTCTCGCACAGGCTGATCCAGCGGTTGTCGAGCAGATGCGGATGCGTGCTGAGCTGCTCGAGATCCGCCGCATGCCGGTTGAAGACCTCGGTTGCGGCAATGGCCAGCGGCGAATCCAGGAAGATCGGCGCATGGCCGATGCTGCCGCTTTCCATCAGGCGCATCAGGTCGACGATCAGCTCCTGCGTGCGTTCCACGGCAAAGGCGGGCACCAGCAGCACGCCGCCCCGGTCCAGCGCATGGCGCACCTCGCCGGCCAGCACCGCAAGCCGCTGCTCCTCGTCAAGCTGCGGCCGCTCGCGTCCGCCATAGGTGGATTCGCAAATGAGATGATCCACCCCGCTCACCGCATCCGGATCCGGATGGAAAGCCTTGTTGTCCGGGCCGATGTCGCCGGAGAACAGGAGCCGCATCGGCGGTGCGGACGGATCAAGGCTGTCGTCCACATGGGCTGCCGCGATCTCCAGCTCGACAGAGGCCGAGCCGAGGATATGCCCGGCATTCCAGAACCGCGCCCGCACGCCCGGCACCAGGTCGAGCCAGATGTCATAGTCATGGGCGGCAAACATCGCCTGGCAGGCGATGGCGTCGGCCTGGCTGTAGATCGGGGTGACCGTGTCCTTGCCGCGCCTGAGGTTGCGCCGGTTGAGGTTCTCGACCTCCATTTCCTGGATATGGCCGCTGTCCGGCAGCATGAAGGTCAGGAGATCGCGGGTGCCTTCGGTCATGTGCACCGGCCCGCGATATCCGGCCTTCCAGAGCTTCGGGATCAGCCCCGCATGGTCGATGTGGGCATGGGTGAGGATCACCGCATCAAGGCTGTCGGCGGCAAAGGGAAAGGGGCGGTAGTTCAGCTCCTTCACGGCCTTGGAGCCCTGGAACAGGCCGCAGTCGATGAGAAGGCGCTGCCCGGCGATGTCCAGCAGGTAGGCCGAGCCCGTCACCATGCGGGCTGCGCCACAGAAGGTCAGTCGAACCGCCATTGCTCTCTCCTCGATCCTTTGGACGGCGAGCATAGCGGCTTGTCAGCCCGTGACCAGCGGCAAGGCACGGAAAGCGCCGTCAAGTCGCAAGGATGCGGATCGCGTTACGGCAGGCTGCGTGCCGGGTCAGACGGCCGCCTGGCAGGTGCGGCAGGTGCCGCGCAGCTCGATCGTGGTCTTGGCGAGGGCAAAGCCGTTGTCGCTGGCCCAGCCCTTGAGCTGGCGCGTGATCGCCGCATCGGCAAATTCGCTGACAGAACCGCAGGCCTCGCAGATGGCGAAGGCCATGGTCTCGTGGTCGACGCATTGCGGATGGCTGCAGGCGACGAAGGCGTTGAGGCTCTCCAGCCGGTGCACCATGCCGAACTCGACCAGCTTTTCCAGCGCCCGGTAGACCTGAAGCGGGGCGCGGAAGCCGTCGTCGCGCAGCTGGTCGAGGATCGTGTAGGCCGTGAGCGGGCCGCCGGCCCGCGACAGGGCGCCGTAGACCAGCGTCTGGTTGCGCGTCAGCTTGGCCGGCGCATGGCCGTGGCCGTGCTCATGCGCGTGGTCATGGTCATGAGCATGGCCAGGACCGGAGGCTGCGTGATCATGCGAGTGCTCTGCCATGTCCTCGGTCCCCTGTCAGGCCTCCCTGCCGATCCGGCGCATGAGGCTGGCCACGCCGCCTGCAACCGGCGTCAGGCTTACACCAAAAAGCAGCATGGCCGCCACCACGATGGAGGGACCGGACGGCGTGTCGAATTCCAGCGAGCCGAACAGGCCGGCCAGCACGGCAATGGCCCCGGCCAGAGCCGCCAGAACCGCCATCTGCTCCGGACCCGACGCCAGCCGCCGGGCGGTGGCGGCCGGGATGATCAGCAAGGCGGTGATGAGCAGCACGCCGACGATCTTCATCGCGATGGCGATGACCGTGGCCATCAGGACCATGAAGATCAGGTTCGCCCGGGCGGGTTTCAAGCCCTCGGCCTCGGCCAGATCCGCGCTGACGGTCGCGGCAAACAGGGGCCGCCAGATCATCACCAGAACGGCAAGGACGACCGCGCCGCCGGCATAGATCAGGCCGATGTCCATCCGCGACACCGACAGGATGTCGCCGAACAGGAAGCCCATCAGGTCCATCCGCACCCAGGTCATGAAGGCGAGGCAGACAAGGCCAAGCGCCAGCGAGGAATGGGCGAGCAGCCCGAGCAGCGCGTCGGACGACAGTCCGCCGCGCTTCTGCAAGGCCAGCAGCAGCAGCGAGATGATCGTGCAGACGGCAAAGACCGCCAGCGTGATGTTGATTTCCAGCAGGAACGCCAGCGCCACGCCGAGCAGGGCGGCATGGGAGAGCGTGTCACCGAAATAGGCGAGGCGACGCCAGACGATGAAACAGCCGAGCGGACCGGCCACCAGCGCCACGCCAAGGCCGGCGAGAACCGCACGAACGAAGAAGTCATCGAGCATCGGTGGTGTCCCCGCGCCGGGCCGTGTGGTCATGCCCGTGGTGGTGGGCATGATGGTCGTGGTCGTGGTCGTGCCCATGGCCGTGGCCGTGGTTATGGCCGTGATCATGATCGTGGGAATGCGCGGGACCAGGGCCGGAGTGACCTGATCCCGCGTGATCATGATGGTGCCCGTCGCCCGGATGGCAGTGGTCGGTGATCGACCCGTCCTGATGGCGGACACGTCCGTCGGGCAGGTGCTCGTGGTCGTGGCTGTGCTCATAGACGGCCAGCGCGCCAGCGGCCCGGGGGCCGAACAGGTCGCGGTAGGCCGCCGACCGGGCGACGCTGACCGGCGTGCCGCGGCAGCAGACATGGCCATTGAGGCAGACGACCTGGTCTGTGGCCGCCATCACCACATGCAGGTCATGGGAGATCATCAGGATCCCGCAGCCAAGCTCGTCCCGGACAGAGCGGATCAGGTCGTAGAGGACGATCTCGCCGTTGAAATCGACGCCCTGCACCGGCTCGTCCAGCACGAGCAGATCGGGCTTGCGCGCGATCGCGCGGGCGATCAGGACCCGCTGCATCTCGCCGCCCGACAGGTTGCGCATTTCCGCCCGGCCAAGATGCGCGACCCCGGTCATGGCGAGGGCGCGGCGGCTGTCGGCCTCGTCGAGCGGCCCCGTCAGCCGCATGAAACGGGCCACGGTGAGCGGCAGTGTCCAGTCAATGGCGAGCTTTTGCGGCACATAGCCGACGGTGAGCCCGTCGCGCCGCTCCGAGGTCCCCTCGGTCGGGCGCAGGATCCCGAGCGCCATCTTGGCGGTGGTCGACTTGCCCGAGCCGTTCGGCCCGATCAGGGTGACGATTTCGGCTGGTGCCACGGACAGGTCGACGCCCCGGACCAGCCAGCGGTCCTCCTTCAGGACACCGGCGCCGGACAGGCGGACAAGAGACGGGGGGGCTGACTGCAACACCTGATTCCTGGCCCTGTGAAAGAGCGGATTGCCTTTGCTTATGTCACACGTTATAGGGTTACGCAATTCGTGTTATAACATAACCAAACCGAAGGAGCATCCGATGACCCGCGTGTCCTCCCCCGCCGCTGCGCGCCGCCGCCGTTTGCCCCGCATGGTCGCCCTTTTGGCAGGTGCGGCCCTGCTCTTGCCCATGTCGACCGGCCTTGCCGTCGCGGCCCCCAAGGTCGTCGCCTCGATCAAGCCGGTCCACTCTCTCGTGGCCGCCGTGATGCAGGGCGTCGGCGAACCGGACATCATCGTCGATGGTGCGGCCTCGCCGCACACCTTTGCCCTGAAGCCGTCAACGGCCCGGGTGATTGCCGGGGCAGACCTGGTCTTCTGGGTCGGGCCGGACCTGGAGGCCTTCCTCGAGAAACCGATCGGCACGCTCGGCGAAAAGGCGGAGGCCGTGGAGCTTTCAGAAGCCCATGGCGTCACGCTGCTGCCTGTCCGCGAAGGCGGGGATTTCGACGCCCATGATCACGGCGACGAGGCCCATGGCCACGATCACGGGCACAGCCATGGGCACGACCACGGGCACAGCCACGGCAAGACTGCCGCCAAGGCAGGCCATGATCACGGCCATGACCATGGCCACGACCACGCCCACGGCGCCTTCGACGCCCATATCTGGCTCGATCCGGCCAATGCCCGCGCGATGGTCGCGGAGATCGAGGAGCACCTGTCCGAGGCCGATCCGGCCAACGCGGCAACCTACAAGGCCAATGCCGAGGCGCTCAGCGCACGACTGACCGCGCTTGAGGCCGAGCTGGCCAAGGAGCTGGAGCCGGTCAAGGGCAAGCCCTTCATCGTCTTCCACGATGCCTACCAGTATTTCGAGAAACGCTTCGGCATCCAGGCGGCCGGCTCGATCACGCTGAGCCCGGAGGTGCTTCCGGGGGCGGAGCGGGTCAGCGAGCTGCGTGGCAAGATCACGGGCCTCAAGGCCGGCTGCGTCTTCTCCGAGCCGCAGTTCGAGCCGAAGCTGGTCGGCATGCTGGTCGAAGGCACGTCCGTCGGCACCGGCGTCCTTGATCCCCTCGGCGCCTCCTTGCCCAACGGCCCCGGCCTCTACGAGCAGCTCCTGCGCGATCTGGCCGGGTCGTTGAAGGGGTGTCTCGTCAAGTAAGTGCCCCTGAAACACCAGCGCATGGCGTCATGCCGGGCGGTGGTGTGTGAGGTGACACCCGCTTGCCACCCCAACCCCGCTCCGTGTCACCCCGGCCGAGCAACGCGAGCGCCGGGGCCTACTCGCTTCCAGAGCGGAGCGGCGAGCGCCGCAGCGCTGCGACAGGCATCCAAACTTCGCCGCAGCCTGTGGTGCCACCGTGCCAAACTCTGCTGCTCTGCAAACGAGTAGGCCCCGGGTCTTCGCTGCGCTACGCCCGGGGCGACATCAGTGGATTTCTTAGCAGTCAACGCACCGCCCGGCCTCACAGCCGGGCGGTGCCTTTCAACATTCGACAAGCGGTCAGATGCCCTCGCCGCCGAAGACATAGCCGTTGGCGGCGATGATGCCGGCGCGGCGCAGGTGGTTGAGCACATCCTCGGCCGCCGCTTCCGGATCGCGGCCGACGGTGGCCACCCGCAGTTCCGGCGTCTCGGGCGCCTCGTAGGGGCTGTCGATGCCGGTGAAGTTGGCGATCTCGCCAGCATCGGCCTTGGCATAGAGGCCCTTCGGGTCGCGCTTGCGGCACTCGTCGATGGGCGTGTCGACAAAGATCTCGACGAACTCGCCCTCGCCCAGCAGGTCGCGCGCCAGCTGCCGCTCGGCGCGGAACGGCGAGATGAAGGACACCAGCACGATCAGGCCGGCATCCACGAAGAGCCGCGAGACCTCCGCGACACGGCGGATGTTCTCCACCCGGTCGGCGTCGGAGAAGCCAAGATCCCTGTTGAGGCCGTGGCGGATGTTGTCGCCGTCGAGCACATAGGTGTGGCGGCCTTCCAGATGCAGCTTCTTCTCCACGATGGAGGCGATGGTCGACTTGCCGGAGCCGGACAGGCCGGTGAACCACAGCACCGCCGGCTTCTGCCTGAGGCTCTCGGCCCGGGCTGCCTTGTCGACGTCCAGCGCCTGCCAGTGGATGTTGCTGGCCCGCCGCTCCGCCTTCACCACCATGCCGGCGCCGACGGTCGCATTGCTCATGCGGTCGATCAGGATGAAGGCGCCCGTGGTGCGGTTGGCGGCATAGGCGTCGATGGCGATGGGCGCGGACAGGCTGAACTCGGCCAGCGCGATCTCGTTCAGCCCGAGCGTCTCGGCCGGGGCTTCCTCGAAGGTGTTGACATTGATCTTGTGCGCCAGCGCCGTCAGCGTGGCCGTCACGGTCCGCGTGCCGATCTTCAGGAGATAGGAGCGGCCCGGCAAAAGGGCTGCCTCGGCCATCCAGATCACATGCGCCGACAGGCTGTCCGCCACGGCCGGGCGCTCGTCGGAGCGCGACAGCACGTCGCCGCGGGAAATGTCGATTTCGTCGCGCAGGACCAGCGTCACCGCCTCCCCTGCCCGCGCGCTGTCCACGTCATCGAAGCCGTTGACGATGCGGGTGACCGTCGAACTCTTGCCCGAGGCTGCGACCGTCACATTGCTGCCGATGGCAATGCGCCCGCTGGCAACCGTGCCGGAGTAACCGCGGAAGTCGAGGTTCGGGCGGTTGACCCACTGGACGGGGAAGCGGAAGTCGGCCGCCGTTTCCTTCTCGCCGACATCGACGGTTTCCAGATGCTCGAGCAGCGTCGGTCCCTGATACCAGGGCATGCGGCCCGAGCGGCTGGTGACGTTGTCGCCATAGCGCGCCGAGATCGGCACGGACACGACGGTCTCGAAGCGGAAGTTGCCGCCCAGCGCCGCAAAGTCGCGCTCGATCTCGTCGAAGCGCTCCTGCGAGAAATCGACGAGGTCGATCTTGTTCACCGCCAGGACGATGTGGCGGATGCCGAGCAGCGAGGCGATGAAGGCATGGCGGCGCGTCTGGGTCATCAGGCCGTGGCGGGCATCGACCAGCAGCACGGCGAGATCGGCGGTGGAGGCACCGGTCGCCATGTTGCGGGTGTACTGCTCGTGGCCGGGCGTGTCGGCGACGATGAACTTGCGCTTGTCGGTCGCAAAGAAGCGATAGGCGACGTCGATGGTGATGCCCTGCTCGCGCTCGGCCTCAAGGCCATCGACCAGCAGCGCCAGGT encodes:
- a CDS encoding glycosyltransferase family protein, encoding MRSESPRILIYSHDSFGLGHLRRCRAIAQALVGAFDTLSVLILSGSPIIGSFEFRSRVDFVRIPGVIKLRDGEYTPLSLHLNIDHTLEIRSSIIEHTAQVFAPDIFIVDKEPLGLRGEVLPTLEQLKRAGTRLILGLRDVLDDPQVLQQEWDRKNVRPALEELYDEIWVYGPEGMCDPLAGIDLPRSVHDKRLYTGFLRRDMPKGARLSEPLPFGDEPFILVTPGGGGDGVEMVDWVMRAYESHAKPLFPALIVLGPFMPAASVSDFMARAENLRDVHIMRFTPQMEPYLQAATAIVGMGGYNTFCEILSFDKPTLLVPRIIPRREQAIRADRAAEAGLLTVLPIDRYPDPDQMLDALSVLPQAAPPSHAGIDNLLGGLDVIERRVGEILARPDRTRVLRRMAR
- a CDS encoding glycosyltransferase family 4 protein encodes the protein MSRIAVVVKGYPRLSETFIAQEILGLQKRGIGQLIVALRQPYDPYIHDLHRQITADVLYLPEYLKDDPKRVARARRWAERQPTYAAARALFEADLARENNIGRHRRWGQACVFAHELPEDVTWIHTHYLHTPCSVARYAAHLSGRGWSFSAHAKDIWTSPEWDLRTKLDDAAWGVTCTRTNVDHLRSLSAAPDKVELVYHGLDFSPFPAPAAPEEKRDGSGAPVRLVSVGRAVEKKGYDDLLKALARLPLGLNWQFTHIGGGELSNRLKDMAVKLGVSDRIVWRGAQPREAVIETCRRADLFILPSKLAKSGDRDGLPNVLMEAQSMGLCCLSTRVSAIPELIDDQQTGVLVEPGNPQALADALAELVGNPDRRIALGLAAAAKVRRDFSTEPGIDRLAAKFRPVL
- a CDS encoding glycosyltransferase family 4 protein; its protein translation is MSGLRIAFTAPMKPLDDPRPSGDRTFARLIVRALESAGHTVRVASRFASWRQAGSELPEAKVAALAEAARVEADWRAEGYRPDVFLTYHLYHKAPDWIGPALSNAFDIPYAVMEASRAPKRATGDWAFGFAAADAALGQADAVGAIHRADMGCLAAALPPDRLYLLPPFLDATPFQAQHRIQRDAGYGVPVRLLSVGMMRHGDKERSYRVLAEALGRLSTRNWHLTIVGDGPARAEIEALFPPHRCSFLGALPPEDLPAVYADHDLFVWPAIREAFGFVFLEAQASGLPVVGGATFGVPDVVADGETGLLAPEGDVEGFATALQRLLSDAALRQQMGVAASRHIRERHTLEAGAARLTAFLDAAIATRSKAGARAS
- a CDS encoding glycosyltransferase family protein, with protein sequence MTRRAFIHVQHLLGTGHAVRAVAIGKALAREGVTVRLATGNLLPPTLDTSGLEVIALPPVRALDASFRTLVSPDGRPLPAGFEEMRRQATLAAFLAEPVDLLLTETYPFGRRQFAHELEPLLETARALPRRPLIAASIRDILVRKKDPAKEAWMAQRALAHYDRVLVHSDPAFTRLEDSFPFADRVAHLVRYTGYVGGGARPEPPAGDGADEVIVSCGGGAVARALLEAALGARDLSQQAGDCRWRLLVGHDLPDSEFSALVAAAPAGVLVERARRDFPGLLPRARLSVSQAGYNTVLDVLAAGVRAVLVPFAQGDETEQTQRAEALARHGRAVMVPEAGLTAQGLAAAVDAALSRPVAHADVAMNGAAESARQLLTDLEEIRR
- a CDS encoding polysaccharide deacetylase family protein, whose amino-acid sequence is MTSDLAAFRAHLTGHLDWFAERGTQVRFWWRDDDATAPTPALERLLAAANAHDVDVGLAVIPKTATEALADRLRNEPHAVVLQHGWQHLNHQRKDLGEKAAEFGDRRALGEALAELVAGRERLEALFPAAFVPAFVPPWNRIAPPVARQLAEAGLKGLSTFTWETLIPAQVQTHLDIIKWKKDRRFIGWASVSERLELQFLRRRNTGGEPLGILTHHLDHDAGCEAFVEEFLAIAAHHPGAAWPRIADLFAEVAAA
- a CDS encoding MBL fold metallo-hydrolase RNA specificity domain-containing protein; this translates as MAVRLTFCGAARMVTGSAYLLDIAGQRLLIDCGLFQGSKAVKELNYRPFPFAADSLDAVILTHAHIDHAGLIPKLWKAGYRGPVHMTEGTRDLLTFMLPDSGHIQEMEVENLNRRNLRRGKDTVTPIYSQADAIACQAMFAAHDYDIWLDLVPGVRARFWNAGHILGSASVELEIAAAHVDDSLDPSAPPMRLLFSGDIGPDNKAFHPDPDAVSGVDHLICESTYGGRERPQLDEEQRLAVLAGEVRHALDRGGVLLVPAFAVERTQELIVDLMRLMESGSIGHAPIFLDSPLAIAATEVFNRHAADLEQLSTHPHLLDNRWISLCESVEDSKALNRISGGAIIIAASGMCDAGRIRHHLKNRLWKPATTVLLVGYQAPGTLGAQLLDGQRNVRLMGEDITVRADIRSVDIYSGHAARSDLIEWILERRPVHGTLFLTHGEEGQALALCESLVAKGFADGHVVVPALDAIYDLMPGRAVLRRDGPPPRAEAGIAERRDWTADYPKLLLDIQAALEGAADEKSRSVLLRRLRRALEEEKAG
- a CDS encoding Fur family transcriptional regulator — translated: MAEHSHDHAASGPGHAHDHDHAHEHGHGHAPAKLTRNQTLVYGALSRAGGPLTAYTILDQLRDDGFRAPLQVYRALEKLVEFGMVHRLESLNAFVACSHPQCVDHETMAFAICEACGSVSEFADAAITRQLKGWASDNGFALAKTTIELRGTCRTCQAAV